The Mauremys mutica isolate MM-2020 ecotype Southern chromosome 1, ASM2049712v1, whole genome shotgun sequence genome has a segment encoding these proteins:
- the WASF3 gene encoding wiskott-Aldrich syndrome protein family member 3 isoform X2, translated as MPLVKRNIEPRHLCRGALPEGITSELECVTNSTLAAIIRQLSSLSKHAEDIFGELFNEANNFYIRANSLQDRIDRLAVKVTQLDSTVEEVSLQDINMKKAFKSSTIQDQQVVSKNSIPNPVADIYNQSDKPPPLNILTPYRDDKKDGLKFYTDPSYFFDLWKEKMLQDTEDKRKEKRRQKRERHKLNPNRNQQINVRKVRTRKEEWERRKMGIEFMSDAKKLEQAGSMKKDKMPKGSHASDVTDYSYPATPNHSLHQQPVMSSYGTGDGPQYMGVNQGLEHEYRPSSTTVRHATLNRPQQPPPPPPQASDGPHSSVPLVPADYGMLPTQMVDYYNPTGPPPIPLPPMIPSAQTAFVSPLQLPVPPSHSGLVTGSTYAAAAAPSPPPPSGLLVAASPPPGPPPPPPGPPAAGSSLTSSPMHAFTVPEAKRHESTQPPISDARSDLLAAIRMGIQLKKVQEQREQEAKREPVGNDVATILSRRIAVEYSDSDDDSEFDENDWSD; from the exons ATGCCTTTAGTAAAGAGGAACATTGAACCTAGGCACCTCTGCCGAGGAGCTCTTCCTGAAGGAATAACTAGTGAACTGGAATGTGTAACCAACAGTACCCTTGCTGCTATTATACGGCAACTAAGCAGTCTGA GCAAGCATGCTGAAGACATATTTGGTGAGTTGTTTAATGAGGCCAACAACTTCTACATCAGAGCAAATTCTCTTCAAGACAGAATTGATCGCCTTGCTGTCAAAGTTACCCAGCTGGATTCAACAGTGGAAGAGG TATCATTACAGGATATCAACATGAAAAAAGCATTCAAAAGTTCAACAATACAGGACCAACAAGTTGTTTCAAAGAACAGCATTCCTAATCCAGTGGCTGACATCTACAATCAGAGTGACAAACCACCTCCATTGAATATTCTTACGCCGTATAG AGATGATAAGAAAGATGGTTTGAAATTCTATACTGATCCCTCCTATTTTTTTGATCTTTGGAAAGAAAAAATGTTACAAGATACAGAAGACAAACGAAAAGAGAAGAGGAGACAAAAG agagagagacacaagctgAATCCAAATAGAAACCAGCAAATAAATGTGAGAAAAGTAAGAACAAGAAAAGAAGAGTGGGAAAGAAGGAAAATGGGCATTGAGTTCATGAGTGACGCAAAGAAACTGGAGCAGGCAGGAAGTATGAAAAAGGACAAAATGCCCAAAGG GTCCCATGCATCCGATGTTACCGATTATTCTTATCCTGCTACTCCGAATCATTCCCTCCACCAGCAGCCAGTAATGTCTTCATATGGAACAGGAGATGGACCACAGTATATGGGTGTAAACCAGGGACTTGAACATGAATATAGACCATCTTCTACCACAGTGCGGCATGCTACTTTAAACAGACCTCAACAACCACCGCCACCTCCACCCCAGGCCTCAGATGGCCCACACAGCTCTGTACCTTTGGTACCAGCAGACTATGG GATGCTCCCAACTCAGATGGTGGATTATTATAATCCTACTGGACCTCCCCCCATTCCTCTTCCCCCTATGATTCCTTCAGCACAAACTGCTTTTGTTAGTCCTCTTCAACTTCCTGTGCCACCTTCCCATTCTGGACTAGTGACTGGGTCTAcatatgctgctgctgctgctccttctcctcctcctccttctgggCTTCTTGttgcagcttcccctccccccggcccacctcctcccccaccaggtCCTCCTGCTGCAGGTTCGTCTCTCACGTCCTCCCCGATGCATGCTTTTACAGTTCCTGAGGCAAAACGACATGAATCCACACAGCCGCCGATCAGTGATGCTCGAAGTGATCTTCTTGCTGCTATTCGAATGG GAATTCAGCTGAAAAAGGTACAAGAGCAGCGTGAACAAGAAGCAAAGCGAGAACCTGTTGGAAATGATGTGGCAACTATTCTTTCAAGGCGCATTGCTGTGGAGTACAGCGATTCTGATGATGATTCAGAATTTGATGAAAATGATTGGTCAGACTAA
- the WASF3 gene encoding wiskott-Aldrich syndrome protein family member 3 isoform X1, with amino-acid sequence MPLVKRNIEPRHLCRGALPEGITSELECVTNSTLAAIIRQLSSLSKHAEDIFGELFNEANNFYIRANSLQDRIDRLAVKVTQLDSTVEEVSLQDINMKKAFKSSTIQDQQVVSKNSIPNPVADIYNQSDKPPPLNILTPYRDDKKDGLKFYTDPSYFFDLWKEKMLQDTEDKRKEKRRQKEQKRIDGTTREVKKVRKARNRRQEWNMMAYDKELRPDNRLSQNVYHGASSEGSLSPDTRSHASDVTDYSYPATPNHSLHQQPVMSSYGTGDGPQYMGVNQGLEHEYRPSSTTVRHATLNRPQQPPPPPPQASDGPHSSVPLVPADYGMLPTQMVDYYNPTGPPPIPLPPMIPSAQTAFVSPLQLPVPPSHSGLVTGSTYAAAAAPSPPPPSGLLVAASPPPGPPPPPPGPPAAGSSLTSSPMHAFTVPEAKRHESTQPPISDARSDLLAAIRMGIQLKKVQEQREQEAKREPVGNDVATILSRRIAVEYSDSDDDSEFDENDWSD; translated from the exons ATGCCTTTAGTAAAGAGGAACATTGAACCTAGGCACCTCTGCCGAGGAGCTCTTCCTGAAGGAATAACTAGTGAACTGGAATGTGTAACCAACAGTACCCTTGCTGCTATTATACGGCAACTAAGCAGTCTGA GCAAGCATGCTGAAGACATATTTGGTGAGTTGTTTAATGAGGCCAACAACTTCTACATCAGAGCAAATTCTCTTCAAGACAGAATTGATCGCCTTGCTGTCAAAGTTACCCAGCTGGATTCAACAGTGGAAGAGG TATCATTACAGGATATCAACATGAAAAAAGCATTCAAAAGTTCAACAATACAGGACCAACAAGTTGTTTCAAAGAACAGCATTCCTAATCCAGTGGCTGACATCTACAATCAGAGTGACAAACCACCTCCATTGAATATTCTTACGCCGTATAG AGATGATAAGAAAGATGGTTTGAAATTCTATACTGATCCCTCCTATTTTTTTGATCTTTGGAAAGAAAAAATGTTACAAGATACAGAAGACAAACGAAAAGAGAAGAGGAGACAAAAG GAGCAAAAGCGTATAGATGGCACAACCCGTGAGGTGAAAAAGGTTAGAAAAGCCAGGAACAGGCGCCAGGAGTGGAATATGATGGCATATGACAAAGAGCTTAGACCTGACAACAGGTTGTCTCAAAATGTGTACCATGGAGCATCTTCAGAGGGATCACTGTCCCCAGATACTAG GTCCCATGCATCCGATGTTACCGATTATTCTTATCCTGCTACTCCGAATCATTCCCTCCACCAGCAGCCAGTAATGTCTTCATATGGAACAGGAGATGGACCACAGTATATGGGTGTAAACCAGGGACTTGAACATGAATATAGACCATCTTCTACCACAGTGCGGCATGCTACTTTAAACAGACCTCAACAACCACCGCCACCTCCACCCCAGGCCTCAGATGGCCCACACAGCTCTGTACCTTTGGTACCAGCAGACTATGG GATGCTCCCAACTCAGATGGTGGATTATTATAATCCTACTGGACCTCCCCCCATTCCTCTTCCCCCTATGATTCCTTCAGCACAAACTGCTTTTGTTAGTCCTCTTCAACTTCCTGTGCCACCTTCCCATTCTGGACTAGTGACTGGGTCTAcatatgctgctgctgctgctccttctcctcctcctccttctgggCTTCTTGttgcagcttcccctccccccggcccacctcctcccccaccaggtCCTCCTGCTGCAGGTTCGTCTCTCACGTCCTCCCCGATGCATGCTTTTACAGTTCCTGAGGCAAAACGACATGAATCCACACAGCCGCCGATCAGTGATGCTCGAAGTGATCTTCTTGCTGCTATTCGAATGG GAATTCAGCTGAAAAAGGTACAAGAGCAGCGTGAACAAGAAGCAAAGCGAGAACCTGTTGGAAATGATGTGGCAACTATTCTTTCAAGGCGCATTGCTGTGGAGTACAGCGATTCTGATGATGATTCAGAATTTGATGAAAATGATTGGTCAGACTAA